From one Plasmodium chabaudi chabaudi strain AS genome assembly, chromosome: 4 genomic stretch:
- a CDS encoding CIR protein: MTTYGMCETFLEADKIINRENDARMKMEDIDKKSPYYEFCPNRKCVTDVQRIGVMTTHVFLKVKADKNNEYGEYFLMWLSDKLFKMYQKDKRKGENNRITLDEAYKKYLDKDMGDYKYWNRLDNVKGLKDANLSHMNEFYKLLSHICKTIIYYKIKDAKPTNLHQNSTNSSNQYMLLYQNFSKCDSYLHLLDNLKKTYEDFRTTTKNGDPNLASSLQTLTTIENTDSYLVKGFSTFDFSNSKCQSEYDDSILEKSKKPEARTKQKDNGADTLESKDKVVDGSQSKENAKGSEHTDPGSDIGNKANLQSNPSSHTPISDNNQGPQKPVENPVVKSKNFVIKVKGNETTGICDIYVPKEYKQVGILIIVILIPITLAIMYKYLASGRKKELKRKKNMKKVINLMEGKRQMQIIIKSSSQKKQTKKSINPVYGEKSPSINIYKLMQADPVPFINLIFLLIFLFIKEKTILWKDIFN, from the exons ATGACCACATATGGAATG TGTGAGACATTTCTTGAAGCTGATAAGATTATTAATCGTGAAAATGATGCCAGAATGAAGATGGAGGACATTGACAAAAAATCACCATATTATGAATTTTGTCCTAATAGAAAATGTGTAACAGATGTGCAGCGTATTGGTGTTATGACCACGCATGTATTTTTGAAAGTAAAAgcagataaaaataacgaatatggtgaatattttttgatgtgGCTAAgtgataaattatttaagatGTACCAAAAAGACAAAAGAAAAGGggaaaataatagaatTACTTTAGATGAGGCttataaaaagtatttaGACAAAGATATGGGagattataaatattggaATCGTTTAGATAATGTAAAGGGTTTGAAAGATGCTAATCTTAGTCACATGAACGAATTTTATAAGTTACTTAGtcatatatgtaaaacaattatatattataaaataaaagatgcCAAACCTACGAATCTTCATCAGAATTCTACCAATAGTTCTAATCAATATATGCTgctttatcaaaatttttctaaatgTGATTCATATCTTCATTTATtggataatttaaaaaaaacatatgagGATTTTAGAACTACTACTAAGAATGGTGATCCAAATTTAGCAAGTTCTCTTCAAACACTTACAACGATAGAAAATACCGATTCATATCTTGTGAAAGGTTTTAGCACATTTGATTTCAGTAATTCAAAGTGCCAATCAGAATATGATGATAGCATACTCGAAAAATCGAAGAAACCCGAAGCTCGAACGAAGCAAAAAGATAATGGAGCTGATACATTAGAAAGTAAAGATAAAGTAGTAGACGGTTCTCAAAGTAAAGAAAACGCTAAAGGAAGTGAACATACTGATCCAGGGAGTGACATAGGAAATAAAGCGAATCTTCAAAGCAATCCAAGCAGCCATACCCCCATTTCAGATAACAATCAAGGACCTCAAAAACCAGTGGAAAATCCAGTGgttaaatcaaaaaattttgtaatcAAAGTAAAAGGAAATGAAACAACAGGAATATgtgatatatatgtaccCAAAGAATACAAGCAAGTTggaatattaattatagtTATTTTAATACCCATTACTTTAGCTATTATGTACAAg TATTTGGCATCTGGACGAAAAAAGGAATtgaagagaaaaaaaaacatgaaaaaggttataaatttaatggAAGGGAAAAGACAGatgcaaataattataaaatcatctagtcaaaaaaaacaaactaAAAAATCTATAAATCCTGTTTATGGGGAAAAATCTCcatcaataaatatatacaaacttATGCAGGCTGATCCTGtaccatttattaatttaatttttttgttgatttttttgtttataaaagaaaagacaATTCTTTGGAaggatatatttaattaa